The uncultured Desulfobulbus sp. genome window below encodes:
- a CDS encoding FAD-binding and (Fe-S)-binding domain-containing protein produces MVQTSSSAVDAVTKALRQVLPAERIYDHPALVATYAVDASYYEPRACLVVDVHTVEEVRKVLHICAAHKIGITFRGAGTAVSGQACGDGVLVRLKGSTWKRLEVLEEGKTFWSGSAVIGVEVNQALAPYQRKMGADPASITSATMGGIIADNSAGMCCMVEENCYHAIKGMRVMLADGTYLDTTDSANVAAFRHSHAELLAKLSTLRNEIVANREVVARIKRKYSIKNTIGYTVNSFVDHEDPIDILIHLMIGSEGTLGFIHEVLMETMPTLPSRAVGLMLFPSLSIATDLVVAMQERCSIDAAEIFDSHAIQALQKIKGLPQRMKDLPSGACAMLIQTKGWDVTDVEAKVSAILEVMARFPSLGEQHFSTEEQECERLWNVRRALFPAIANFREADEYVLTEDINIPVDRLAEGCAAFQTLFDRYGYNAGIMGHAFHGNLHFSIPVKIAEPAAVETLHHFMIDLVALITEEFDGSLKAEHGTGLAMAPFVRKEWGDFLYAVMQRVKELFDPENILNPGILINEDPKAHVQGLKHPIATHPEVDRCVDCGFCEPVCSSRNIGLTPRQRISLSRAISKYRALGKTEVAQEWSTIFRTYGEELCATDGLCATRCPLGVDVASMIRDIRGKQASPRARKLADSVTAHMEGVLRGASLALSGLSHAQRIIGDSTMGKMAQACRTLSANHLPLWNKAMPKGGDKIPRLDQYSSAASKVVYFPSCAIRSMGASKGDPSEPLMEITLRLLARAGYETLFPEGLKSLCCGKAMETKGLMEQADLLASRLNEALIAASNYGACPILCDTSPCLARMKKTLDARLTLMDPIEFTSRYLVDHLQFRKLPKKIALHPTCSTQTMGLVQSFRDLAERCAKTVVIPRGIHCCGFSGDKGFHRPELNASSLEHLKEQIADCDEGYSVSRTCEIGLTLHGEILYRNVLYLVEEATR; encoded by the coding sequence ATGGTGCAAACAAGTAGTTCAGCAGTCGATGCAGTAACCAAGGCATTACGGCAGGTACTCCCTGCAGAACGTATCTATGATCATCCGGCCCTGGTGGCCACCTATGCAGTGGATGCCAGCTATTACGAGCCTCGGGCCTGCCTTGTGGTCGATGTGCACACTGTAGAGGAAGTCCGCAAGGTTCTGCATATCTGTGCAGCACACAAGATTGGAATTACCTTTCGTGGCGCTGGTACCGCTGTCAGTGGTCAGGCCTGTGGCGACGGGGTACTTGTTCGCCTGAAAGGATCTACCTGGAAACGTCTTGAAGTGCTGGAAGAGGGCAAAACCTTCTGGTCGGGAAGTGCGGTCATCGGTGTTGAGGTCAACCAGGCTCTTGCCCCCTACCAACGAAAAATGGGGGCCGACCCGGCTTCGATCACCTCCGCCACCATGGGGGGAATCATCGCAGATAACTCTGCTGGCATGTGCTGTATGGTGGAAGAAAACTGCTATCATGCCATCAAGGGGATGCGGGTTATGCTGGCTGACGGTACCTATCTGGATACCACGGACAGCGCAAATGTTGCCGCCTTTCGCCACTCCCATGCTGAGCTGCTGGCAAAACTGAGCACGCTGCGCAACGAGATAGTGGCCAATAGGGAGGTCGTTGCCCGAATCAAGCGTAAATACTCCATCAAAAACACCATTGGCTACACGGTTAACTCCTTTGTGGACCATGAGGATCCCATTGATATCCTCATCCACCTGATGATTGGCTCCGAGGGAACGCTTGGCTTCATTCATGAAGTGCTGATGGAAACCATGCCCACCCTCCCCTCACGGGCTGTTGGTTTGATGCTCTTTCCCTCACTTTCCATTGCCACAGACCTGGTTGTCGCCATGCAGGAGCGCTGCAGCATTGACGCAGCTGAAATATTTGACAGCCACGCCATCCAGGCCCTGCAGAAAATTAAGGGTTTGCCCCAGAGGATGAAGGATCTGCCTTCGGGGGCCTGTGCAATGCTCATTCAGACCAAAGGATGGGATGTAACAGATGTCGAGGCCAAGGTGAGCGCCATTCTTGAGGTCATGGCCCGCTTTCCCTCTCTGGGCGAGCAGCACTTCAGTACTGAGGAGCAGGAATGCGAACGCCTCTGGAATGTCCGGCGGGCACTGTTTCCGGCCATTGCCAACTTTCGAGAAGCTGATGAATACGTTCTGACCGAGGACATCAACATTCCAGTGGACCGATTGGCCGAAGGTTGCGCCGCGTTTCAAACACTATTTGACCGTTATGGCTACAACGCCGGTATCATGGGCCATGCCTTTCACGGCAACCTGCACTTTTCCATTCCGGTAAAAATAGCAGAACCTGCCGCCGTCGAAACCCTGCACCATTTCATGATCGACCTGGTTGCGCTGATCACCGAAGAGTTTGATGGCTCACTCAAGGCCGAGCACGGAACCGGGCTGGCCATGGCGCCCTTTGTGCGTAAGGAGTGGGGTGATTTTCTCTATGCTGTGATGCAGCGGGTGAAAGAACTCTTTGATCCTGAAAATATTCTCAATCCCGGGATACTCATCAATGAGGATCCCAAAGCCCATGTGCAGGGCCTGAAACATCCCATCGCCACCCATCCGGAGGTCGACCGCTGTGTCGACTGCGGTTTTTGCGAACCTGTCTGCTCCTCACGCAATATAGGTCTCACTCCCCGGCAGAGAATCAGCCTTTCCCGGGCGATCTCGAAATACCGCGCCCTCGGCAAGACGGAGGTAGCCCAGGAGTGGTCCACTATTTTTCGAACCTACGGTGAAGAGCTCTGCGCAACAGACGGCCTCTGCGCCACCCGTTGCCCCCTGGGCGTTGATGTCGCCTCCATGATCCGGGATATTCGCGGCAAACAGGCCTCACCTCGGGCACGCAAACTGGCTGACTCTGTCACAGCCCACATGGAGGGAGTACTACGAGGAGCCTCACTGGCGCTCAGTGGTCTCTCCCATGCCCAGCGCATTATTGGGGATTCCACCATGGGGAAAATGGCCCAGGCCTGCCGCACGCTCTCTGCAAACCACCTCCCCCTGTGGAACAAAGCCATGCCCAAGGGTGGTGACAAAATTCCACGATTAGACCAGTACTCTTCAGCGGCAAGCAAGGTCGTTTACTTTCCTTCCTGCGCTATCCGTAGTATGGGAGCAAGCAAAGGGGATCCCTCGGAGCCACTGATGGAGATCACCCTGCGTCTGCTTGCACGCGCGGGGTATGAAACTCTTTTTCCTGAAGGATTAAAAAGTCTTTGCTGTGGCAAGGCCATGGAAACCAAAGGACTTATGGAACAAGCAGATCTACTTGCCTCCCGGCTTAACGAGGCGCTGATTGCGGCCAGTAACTACGGAGCATGTCCCATTCTCTGTGACACCAGCCCCTGCCTGGCTCGCATGAAAAAGACTCTGGACGCTCGGCTCACCCTCATGGATCCCATCGAATTTACGAGCCGGTACCTGGTTGATCATCTTCAGTTTCGCAAGCTTCCCAAGAAAATTGCGCTCCATCCCACCTGCTCCACCCAGACCATGGGACTGGTGCAATCGTTTCGGGACTTGGCCGAACGCTGCGCCAAAACAGTCGTAATCCCACGTGGAATACACTGCTGTGGTTTTTCCGGCGATAAGGGGTTTCACAGGCCAGAGCTCAATGCATCTTCCCTAGAACATCTCAAGGAGCAGATTGCTGACTGCGATGAAGGCTATAGCGTTTCCCGAACCTGTGAGATTGGCCTGACGCTGCATGGTGAAATACTCTATCGCAATGTTCTTTACCTGGTCGAGGAAGCAACCAGATAG